One genomic window of Bactrocera dorsalis isolate Fly_Bdor unplaced genomic scaffold, ASM2337382v1 BdCtg020, whole genome shotgun sequence includes the following:
- the LOC105228187 gene encoding uncharacterized protein LOC105228187 isoform X2 translates to MSDSSDYWCDLTLDQETLHNVDAANNSHIEECLGFDNNVGDSWLYPSNLPERTYQLSIVKTSLFNNTLVVLPTGLGKTFIAAVVMYNIYRWYPTSKVIFMAPTRPLVAQQFEACQRVMPFPDEDTIELTGRLHRNSRKEIWKKKRVFFATPQVVLSDMIADEDNCSSDSNFPFKQVKLIVVDEAHRAKGRYAYTEVVRAMEKRNNYFRVVALSATPGRTMEDIAEVVQNLLISQIEVRCDTSEDVLPYMHKRDMKTIVVQLGNEIKELYAEILSIIDPYLKDLISAQVLRGSLKNISRNFLLFEQKRFREINQNAQDQKKLLVSKNFSFCISMYHALELLERHGIRVFLNFFEKDEDGRSNFVLNVEPKVRNLLDRLRDQFGRHSFEILTNMMVNGQFVKMPDNFDFGHPKFEQARTCLLQHFQITPNSRAIVFCEYRETVMLMYRLLLQHEPLLKPRYFVGQGGLRSLTQKQQIKIMDDFRSGKCNVLIATSIGEEGIDVGEVELILCFDINTSNPQRFLQRIGRTGRKKQGSVVVLVTEGREEQIFKNVLAQKDLTNPRMLQSLLVNKSLYKKSPRLVPTDVDPKVIRVFIKPTKSKENNKVINSKNRTKKKVTSNPNSMFMDPSQHGVETQQNLEKCLRRIDEYFNTFDDPVASNTQLLKGIACTQKFSHKLNSSQGISLYNSQRFRNLKRVLEKNSTLIPSKEIITNPIEQLKSSKVSNDGKRFILRTQPSIVSNIFDKMKLLEILPLKSDEMSDEEKDIRHLYDIIEKLLGGDLSMEIFIDDADIERLARQRMYRPPSDYDLSDSEYKDVCNRIFDGLEEQGLLCDNFDYIQEELKKTKFYEDSYPKLESDDYQQISCSPLRNDTDSMVYETVILDEEPEISTFGESSLNNNNGDYQPISHSPLKNDGDSMVYETGILDEEPEISTFGESSLNNESIWQDNYQRHKLAIKASNKSTSVQGPLAKAFQRQLSKYGNKILTKRKSLKLDDDNFGTHNNGDVITSFETSDEDNQVETRALISGSSKNSEPKCIKPNLNIDINDFLKPFPEETPDESVDSIPTFKSKIDNRSVLSNRPFYSSSNFNLIQKGNKCTSNENYNSEVLGSNTAITPQEGLTDLAEQYRKSSTLFAPLKKEANVFLNTSTNVNPNLEMQSPNRPITPPERLSTQPKLYEKSPTLFELYLENIKRYKGNMPEHIKQSVAFAEKQIREASSDRHLFSTINVCYNEEKNSDSGEPNERAVGSETDCEEFIETQIPNLCTESISSTHRDSSVTNAKAEEGSETECEEITETQNAVDCSRLQRQNRRRLDNFIDYEAAASGDESDDEYTEMPCSQYVKDSMIVSSDELDTIDENAPTSSQMQAHYLQSIKSPKPIARGAFKIPPFREYNDLSQIYSQMPPKEPSQYVYDSFVVAEEHDKECMKSQNETLSPLERAELILKKQIRARKKFKKVAQFKKRKRICQVSDSSDDDFIPLK, encoded by the exons ATGTCCGATTCATCAGATTATTGGTGTGATTTGACACTGGACCAAGAGACGCTACATAATGTGGACGCTGCAAATAATTCGCACATAGAAGAGTGTCTAGGGTTTGATAACAATGTTGGCGATTCATGGCTATATCCTAGTAATTTACCGGAGCGGACCTATCAGTTAAGCATAGTAAAAACATCACTCTTCAATAACACACTCGTTGTGTTGCCGACTGGACTTGGTAAAACATTCATTGCTGCAGTTGTAATGTATAACATCTACCGATGGTATCCGACTAGTAAAGTCATATTTATGGCACCAACTCGTCCATTGGTGGCACAACAATTTGAGGCATGCCAACGTGTAATGCCATTTCCTGATGAAGATACTATTGAGTTGACTGGTAGATTGCATCGTAACAGTCGTAAAGAAATTTGGAAAAAGAAACGTGTTTTCTTTGCAACACCTCAAGTGGTACTGTCCGATATGATTGCCGATGAAGACAATTGTTCGTCCGACTCAAATTTTCCTTTTAAACAAGTAAAACTGATTGTGGTAGACGAAGCTCATCGGGCAAAGGGACGATATGCATATACAGAAGTAGTTCGAGCTATGGAGAAACGAAATAATTACTTTAGAGTGGTGGCACTCTCAGCAACTCCCGGTCGTACGATGGAAGATATTGCTGAAGTGGTACAAAATCTACTCATATCTCAGATTGAAGTACGTTGTGACACGTCAGAAGATGTGCTGCCTTATATGCATAAAAGGGATATGAAAACTATAGTAGTACAGCTTGGAAATGAAATAAAGGAATTATATGCAGAGATCTTATCAATTATAGATCCTTATCTAAAGGACTTAATTAGTGCTCAAGTATTAAGAGGATCGTTGAAAAACATTTCACGTAATTTCCTTTTGTTCGAACAGAAACGTTTTCGGGAGATTAATCAAAATGCGCaagatcaaaaaaaattattggtttcaaaaaatttttccttttgCATTAGTATGTATCATGCTCTAGAACTATTAGAACGTCATGGCATTCgtgtatttcttaattttttcgaaaaggacgAAGATGGGCGGAGTAATTTTGTTCTAAATGTGGAACCTAAAGTGCGTAATTTATTGGATCGTTTGCGTGATCAATTTGGTCGACactcttttgaaattttaacaaatatgatGGTTAATGGTCAATTTGTTAAAATGCCAGACAATTTTGACTTTGGGCACCCAAAGTTTGAGCAAGCAAGAACTTGTTTACTTCAGCATTTTCAA attacaccaaactcgCGTGCTATAGTTTTCTGTGAATATCGAGAAACAGTTATGCTGATGTATCGATTATTGTTACAGCATGAGCCGCTACTGAAGCCACGTTATTTTGTGG GTCAAGGTGGTTTGCGTTCactaacacaaaaacaacaaattaaaattatggatGACTTTCGAAGTGGAAAATGTAATGTCCTTATAGCCACCTCCATAGGCGAAGAAGGTATTGATGTTGGCGAAGTAGAACTAATTTTATGCTTCGACATCAATACTTCCAATCCACAACGCTTTCTTCAAAGAATTGGGCGAACTGGAAGGAAAAAACAGGGTAGTGTTGTGGTATTGGTTACCGAAGGCCGGGAAgagcaaattttcaaaaatgtattagcTCAAAAAGACTTAACTAATCCAAGAATGCTTCAATCACTGTTAGTAAACAAATCCCTATATAAGAAATCACCACGATTGGTCCCTACTGATGTAGATCCCAAAGTAATTCGCGTTTTTATAAAACCTACTAAATCCAAGGAAAACAATAAAGtcataaattcaaaaaacagaacaaaaaaaaaggtaaCGTCTAATCCTAACTCAATGTTCATGGATCCTTCACAGCATGGTGTAGAAACGCagcaaaatcttgaaaaatgtttaagaaGAATCGATGAATATTTCAATACTTTCGATGATCCCGTGGCATCTAATACACAGCTGTTAAAGGGAATTGCATGTACGCAAAAATTTTCTCATAAATTGAATTCCTCTCAAGGAATATCTCTATATAATTCTCAACGTTTTCGTAATCTAAAAAGAGTTCTTGAGAAAAATTCTACTTTAATACCTTCCaaagaaattattacaaatCCGATAGAACAATTAAAGTCCTCCAAGGTATCTAATGATGGAAAACGTTTTATTTTACGCACTCAACCATCTATTGttagtaatatttttgataagatGAAGTTGCTGGAAATATTACCTTTAAAATCCGACGAAATGTCAGACGAAGAAAAAGATATCCGACATTTGTACGACATTATTGAAAAACTGTTAGGGGGCGATCTCTCTATGGAAATTTTCATTGATGATGCTGATATTGAACGCTTAGCTAGACAACGAATGTATAGACCTCCCTCTGATTATGATCTAAGTGACAGTGAGTACAAAGATGTTTGCAATAGAATATTCGATGGATTGGAAGAACAAGGACTTTTATGTGATAATTTTGATTACATACAAGAAGAGCTGAAGAAAACTAAGTTTTATGAAGACTCATATCCCAAACTAGAAAGTGATGATTATCAACAAATATCATGTTCACCACTAAGAAATGATACCGATTCAATGGTATATGAAACTGTTATTTTAGATGAAGAACCTGAAATCAGCACATTTGGTGAATCTAgcctaaataataataatggtgaTTATCAACCTATATCACATTCACCACTGAAAAATGATGGCGATTCAATGGTATATGAAACTGGTATTTTAGATGAAGAACCTGAAATCAGCACATTTGGTGAATCTAGCCTAAATAATGAATCTATATGGCAAGATAATTATCAAAGGCATAAACTTGCAATAAAAGCAAGTAACAAGTCGACTTCAGTACAGGGTCCTTTAGCAAAAGCTTTTCAGCGGCAGCTTTCAAAGTATGGAAATAAAATTCTCACAAAAAGGAAATCATTGAAACTAGATGACGATAATTTTGGTACACATAACAATGGAGACGTTATAACATCATTTGAGACATCAGATGAAGATAATCAGGTAGAAACAAGGGCCTTGATCAGTGGAAGTTCAAAAAACTCCGAACCGAAATGTATAAAACCAAATTTAAACATCgatataaatgattttttgaaaccattTCCTGAAGAAACTCCTGACGAATCAGTTGACAGCATCCCTACTTTTAAATCCAAAATTGACAATCGTAGTGTTCTTAGTAATCGACCTTTTTACTCCtcctcaaattttaatttaattcaaaaaggaaataaatgcACTTCTAACGAAAATTATAATTCAGAAGTCTTGGGTTCTAACACCGCCATAACACCACAAGAAGGACTAACAGATCTAGCAGAGCAATATAGAAAATCATCAACCCTGTTCGCTCCGCTCAAAAAAGAAgctaatgtttttttaaatacatcaACTAATGTCAATCCTAATTTAGAAATGCAGAGTCCTAATAGACCCATAACACCACCAGAAAGATTATCAACTCAACCAAAGCTATATGAAAAATCACCAACCCTTTTCGAATTGTACTTGGAGAATATTAAAAGGTATAAAGGGAACATGCCGGAACATATAAAACAGTCCGTTGCCTTCGCAGAGAAACAGATTCGCGAAGCATCATCTGATCggcatttattttcaacaataaaTGTATGttataatgaagaaaaaaatagtgaTTCAGGTGAACCGAACGAGAGAGCAGTGGGGTCGGAAACTGATTGTGAAGAGTTTATTGAAACACAAAtc CCCAACCTTTGTACGGAATCCATTTCAAGCACACACAGAGATTCAAGTGTTACTAATGCAAAGGCAGAAGAAGGGTCTGAAACGGAGTGCGAAGAAATCACTGAAACGCAAAAT GCCGTTGATTGCTCCCGATTACAAAGGCAAAATCGTCGTCGTCTGgataattttattgattatgaGGCTGCAGCAAGTGGCGATGAAAGTGACGATGAATATACTGAAATGCCATGTAGTCAGTATGTAAAGGACTCTATGATTGTATCGAGTGATGAGTTGGATACAATAGACGAAAATGCACCCACATCCTCTCAAATGCAAGCACATTATCTTCAATCCATTAA aaGCCCCAAACCTATAGCTCGTGGTGCTTTCAAAATTCCGCCCTTCCGGGAGTATAATGATCTCAGCCAAATTTACTCACAAATGCCCCCTAAAGAACCTTCCCAATATGTTTATGACTCCTTTGTAGTAGCTGAAGAACATGATAAAGAATGTATGAAATCACAAAATGAAACATTGAGCCCGCTGGAACGAGCcgaacttattttaaaaaaacaaatacgtgcacgaaaaaaattcaaaaaggtcGCCCAGTTTAAGAAACGAAAGCGTATTTGCCAGGTTTCCGACAGTTCTGATGACGACTTTATTCCTCTTAAGTAA
- the LOC105228187 gene encoding uncharacterized protein LOC105228187 isoform X1, with translation MSDSSDYWCDLTLDQETLHNVDAANNSHIEECLGFDNNVGDSWLYPSNLPERTYQLSIVKTSLFNNTLVVLPTGLGKTFIAAVVMYNIYRWYPTSKVIFMAPTRPLVAQQFEACQRVMPFPDEDTIELTGRLHRNSRKEIWKKKRVFFATPQVVLSDMIADEDNCSSDSNFPFKQVKLIVVDEAHRAKGRYAYTEVVRAMEKRNNYFRVVALSATPGRTMEDIAEVVQNLLISQIEVRCDTSEDVLPYMHKRDMKTIVVQLGNEIKELYAEILSIIDPYLKDLISAQVLRGSLKNISRNFLLFEQKRFREINQNAQDQKKLLVSKNFSFCISMYHALELLERHGIRVFLNFFEKDEDGRSNFVLNVEPKVRNLLDRLRDQFGRHSFEILTNMMVNGQFVKMPDNFDFGHPKFEQARTCLLQHFQITPNSRAIVFCEYRETVMLMYRLLLQHEPLLKPRYFVGQGGLRSLTQKQQIKIMDDFRSGKCNVLIATSIGEEGIDVGEVELILCFDINTSNPQRFLQRIGRTGRKKQGSVVVLVTEGREEQIFKNVLAQKDLTNPRMLQSLLVNKSLYKKSPRLVPTDVDPKVIRVFIKPTKSKENNKVINSKNRTKKKVTSNPNSMFMDPSQHGVETQQNLEKCLRRIDEYFNTFDDPVASNTQLLKGIACTQKFSHKLNSSQGISLYNSQRFRNLKRVLEKNSTLIPSKEIITNPIEQLKSSKVSNDGKRFILRTQPSIVSNIFDKMKLLEILPLKSDEMSDEEKDIRHLYDIIEKLLGGDLSMEIFIDDADIERLARQRMYRPPSDYDLSDSEYKDVCNRIFDGLEEQGLLCDNFDYIQEELKKTKFYEDSYPKLESDDYQQISCSPLRNDTDSMVYETVILDEEPEISTFGESSLNNNNGDYQPISHSPLKNDGDSMVYETGILDEEPEISTFGESSLNNESIWQDNYQRHKLAIKASNKSTSVQGPLAKAFQRQLSKYGNKILTKRKSLKLDDDNFGTHNNGDVITSFETSDEDNQVETRALISGSSKNSEPKCIKPNLNIDINDFLKPFPEETPDESVDSIPTFKSKIDNRSVLSNRPFYSSSNFNLIQKGNKCTSNENYNSEVLGSNTAITPQEGLTDLAEQYRKSSTLFAPLKKEANVFLNTSTNVNPNLEMQSPNRPITPPERLSTQPKLYEKSPTLFELYLENIKRYKGNMPEHIKQSVAFAEKQIREASSDRHLFSTINVCYNEEKNSDSGEPNERAVGSETDCEEFIETQIPNLCTESISNTYRDSSVTNTKVEEGSETECEEITETQKTVDCFRLQRQNRHNLDNNPACSSDEYSERPSNQYIKELNWNEFTIKAGNKSTPVQGPLAKAFQRQVSKFGKKIHTKRKSLKLEDDNFGTHNSGDKSSDVIILTDTSDEDYQAETQALISGSFKNSEPKSIKLNLNKCFKQMPLLSKSTQNDLNVDINDFLKPFPEETADESVDNIPTFHKKANDFLNTSISVNLNLKMQSPNRPITPPERCKENMPEHIKQSVVFAEKQIRETSSDRHLFSTTNVSYNEEKNISSNVSVETKERAVGSETDCEEFIETQIPNLCTESISSTHRDSSVTNAKAEEGSETECEEITETQNAVDCSRLQRQNRRRLDNFIDYEAAASGDESDDEYTEMPCSQYVKDSMIVSSDELDTIDENAPTSSQMQAHYLQSIKSPKPIARGAFKIPPFREYNDLSQIYSQMPPKEPSQYVYDSFVVAEEHDKECMKSQNETLSPLERAELILKKQIRARKKFKKVAQFKKRKRICQVSDSSDDDFIPLK, from the exons ATGTCCGATTCATCAGATTATTGGTGTGATTTGACACTGGACCAAGAGACGCTACATAATGTGGACGCTGCAAATAATTCGCACATAGAAGAGTGTCTAGGGTTTGATAACAATGTTGGCGATTCATGGCTATATCCTAGTAATTTACCGGAGCGGACCTATCAGTTAAGCATAGTAAAAACATCACTCTTCAATAACACACTCGTTGTGTTGCCGACTGGACTTGGTAAAACATTCATTGCTGCAGTTGTAATGTATAACATCTACCGATGGTATCCGACTAGTAAAGTCATATTTATGGCACCAACTCGTCCATTGGTGGCACAACAATTTGAGGCATGCCAACGTGTAATGCCATTTCCTGATGAAGATACTATTGAGTTGACTGGTAGATTGCATCGTAACAGTCGTAAAGAAATTTGGAAAAAGAAACGTGTTTTCTTTGCAACACCTCAAGTGGTACTGTCCGATATGATTGCCGATGAAGACAATTGTTCGTCCGACTCAAATTTTCCTTTTAAACAAGTAAAACTGATTGTGGTAGACGAAGCTCATCGGGCAAAGGGACGATATGCATATACAGAAGTAGTTCGAGCTATGGAGAAACGAAATAATTACTTTAGAGTGGTGGCACTCTCAGCAACTCCCGGTCGTACGATGGAAGATATTGCTGAAGTGGTACAAAATCTACTCATATCTCAGATTGAAGTACGTTGTGACACGTCAGAAGATGTGCTGCCTTATATGCATAAAAGGGATATGAAAACTATAGTAGTACAGCTTGGAAATGAAATAAAGGAATTATATGCAGAGATCTTATCAATTATAGATCCTTATCTAAAGGACTTAATTAGTGCTCAAGTATTAAGAGGATCGTTGAAAAACATTTCACGTAATTTCCTTTTGTTCGAACAGAAACGTTTTCGGGAGATTAATCAAAATGCGCaagatcaaaaaaaattattggtttcaaaaaatttttccttttgCATTAGTATGTATCATGCTCTAGAACTATTAGAACGTCATGGCATTCgtgtatttcttaattttttcgaaaaggacgAAGATGGGCGGAGTAATTTTGTTCTAAATGTGGAACCTAAAGTGCGTAATTTATTGGATCGTTTGCGTGATCAATTTGGTCGACactcttttgaaattttaacaaatatgatGGTTAATGGTCAATTTGTTAAAATGCCAGACAATTTTGACTTTGGGCACCCAAAGTTTGAGCAAGCAAGAACTTGTTTACTTCAGCATTTTCAA attacaccaaactcgCGTGCTATAGTTTTCTGTGAATATCGAGAAACAGTTATGCTGATGTATCGATTATTGTTACAGCATGAGCCGCTACTGAAGCCACGTTATTTTGTGG GTCAAGGTGGTTTGCGTTCactaacacaaaaacaacaaattaaaattatggatGACTTTCGAAGTGGAAAATGTAATGTCCTTATAGCCACCTCCATAGGCGAAGAAGGTATTGATGTTGGCGAAGTAGAACTAATTTTATGCTTCGACATCAATACTTCCAATCCACAACGCTTTCTTCAAAGAATTGGGCGAACTGGAAGGAAAAAACAGGGTAGTGTTGTGGTATTGGTTACCGAAGGCCGGGAAgagcaaattttcaaaaatgtattagcTCAAAAAGACTTAACTAATCCAAGAATGCTTCAATCACTGTTAGTAAACAAATCCCTATATAAGAAATCACCACGATTGGTCCCTACTGATGTAGATCCCAAAGTAATTCGCGTTTTTATAAAACCTACTAAATCCAAGGAAAACAATAAAGtcataaattcaaaaaacagaacaaaaaaaaaggtaaCGTCTAATCCTAACTCAATGTTCATGGATCCTTCACAGCATGGTGTAGAAACGCagcaaaatcttgaaaaatgtttaagaaGAATCGATGAATATTTCAATACTTTCGATGATCCCGTGGCATCTAATACACAGCTGTTAAAGGGAATTGCATGTACGCAAAAATTTTCTCATAAATTGAATTCCTCTCAAGGAATATCTCTATATAATTCTCAACGTTTTCGTAATCTAAAAAGAGTTCTTGAGAAAAATTCTACTTTAATACCTTCCaaagaaattattacaaatCCGATAGAACAATTAAAGTCCTCCAAGGTATCTAATGATGGAAAACGTTTTATTTTACGCACTCAACCATCTATTGttagtaatatttttgataagatGAAGTTGCTGGAAATATTACCTTTAAAATCCGACGAAATGTCAGACGAAGAAAAAGATATCCGACATTTGTACGACATTATTGAAAAACTGTTAGGGGGCGATCTCTCTATGGAAATTTTCATTGATGATGCTGATATTGAACGCTTAGCTAGACAACGAATGTATAGACCTCCCTCTGATTATGATCTAAGTGACAGTGAGTACAAAGATGTTTGCAATAGAATATTCGATGGATTGGAAGAACAAGGACTTTTATGTGATAATTTTGATTACATACAAGAAGAGCTGAAGAAAACTAAGTTTTATGAAGACTCATATCCCAAACTAGAAAGTGATGATTATCAACAAATATCATGTTCACCACTAAGAAATGATACCGATTCAATGGTATATGAAACTGTTATTTTAGATGAAGAACCTGAAATCAGCACATTTGGTGAATCTAgcctaaataataataatggtgaTTATCAACCTATATCACATTCACCACTGAAAAATGATGGCGATTCAATGGTATATGAAACTGGTATTTTAGATGAAGAACCTGAAATCAGCACATTTGGTGAATCTAGCCTAAATAATGAATCTATATGGCAAGATAATTATCAAAGGCATAAACTTGCAATAAAAGCAAGTAACAAGTCGACTTCAGTACAGGGTCCTTTAGCAAAAGCTTTTCAGCGGCAGCTTTCAAAGTATGGAAATAAAATTCTCACAAAAAGGAAATCATTGAAACTAGATGACGATAATTTTGGTACACATAACAATGGAGACGTTATAACATCATTTGAGACATCAGATGAAGATAATCAGGTAGAAACAAGGGCCTTGATCAGTGGAAGTTCAAAAAACTCCGAACCGAAATGTATAAAACCAAATTTAAACATCgatataaatgattttttgaaaccattTCCTGAAGAAACTCCTGACGAATCAGTTGACAGCATCCCTACTTTTAAATCCAAAATTGACAATCGTAGTGTTCTTAGTAATCGACCTTTTTACTCCtcctcaaattttaatttaattcaaaaaggaaataaatgcACTTCTAACGAAAATTATAATTCAGAAGTCTTGGGTTCTAACACCGCCATAACACCACAAGAAGGACTAACAGATCTAGCAGAGCAATATAGAAAATCATCAACCCTGTTCGCTCCGCTCAAAAAAGAAgctaatgtttttttaaatacatcaACTAATGTCAATCCTAATTTAGAAATGCAGAGTCCTAATAGACCCATAACACCACCAGAAAGATTATCAACTCAACCAAAGCTATATGAAAAATCACCAACCCTTTTCGAATTGTACTTGGAGAATATTAAAAGGTATAAAGGGAACATGCCGGAACATATAAAACAGTCCGTTGCCTTCGCAGAGAAACAGATTCGCGAAGCATCATCTGATCggcatttattttcaacaataaaTGTATGttataatgaagaaaaaaatagtgaTTCAGGTGAACCGAACGAGAGAGCAGTGGGGTCGGAAACTGATTGTGAAGAGTTTATTGAAACACAAAtc CCCAACCTTTGTACGGAATCCATTTCAAACACATACAGAGATTCAAGTGTTACTaatacaaaggtagaagaaggGTCTGAAACGGAGTGCGAAGAAATCACTGAAACGCAAAAG ACTGTTGATTGCTTCCGATTACAACGGCAAAATCGTCATAATCTGGACAATAATCCTGCATGTAGTAGCGACGAATATAGTGAAAGGCCCTCTAATCAGTATATAAAAGAATTGAATTGGAATGAATTTACAATAAAGGCAGGTAACAAGTCAACTCCAGTACAGGGTCCTTTAGCAAAAGCTTTTCAGCGGCAGGTTTCAAAATTTGggaaaaaaattcatacaaaaagaaaatcattGAAACTGGAGGACGATAATTTTGGTACACATAACAGCGGAGATAAATCATCTGACGTTATAATTTTAACGGACACATCAGATGAAGATTACCAGGCAGAGACACAGGCCTTGATCAGTGGAAGTTTCAAGAACTCGGAACCGAAATccataaaactaaatttaaacaaGTGTTTTAAACAGATGCCTTTATTATCAAAATCAACCCAAAATGACTTAAACGTAGacataaatgattttttgaaaccattTCCTGAAGAAACTGCTGACGAATCAGTTGATAACATCCCTACTTTCCACAAAAAAgctaatgattttttaaatacatcaATTAGTGTCAATCTCAATTTAAAAATGCAGAGTCCTAATAGACCCATAACACCACCAGAAAGATGTAAAGAGAACATGCCGGAACATATAAAACAGTCCGTTGTCTTCGCAGAGAAACAGATTCGCGAAACATCATCTGATCggcatttattttcaacaacaaatgtaagttataatgaagaaaaaaatatttcatcgaACGTTTCAGTTGAAACGAAGGAGAGAGCAGTAGGTTCGGAAACTGATTGTGAAGAGTTTATTGAAACACAAATC CCCAACCTTTGTACGGAATCCATTTCAAGCACACACAGAGATTCAAGTGTTACTAATGCAAAGGCAGAAGAAGGGTCTGAAACGGAGTGCGAAGAAATCACTGAAACGCAAAAT GCCGTTGATTGCTCCCGATTACAAAGGCAAAATCGTCGTCGTCTGgataattttattgattatgaGGCTGCAGCAAGTGGCGATGAAAGTGACGATGAATATACTGAAATGCCATGTAGTCAGTATGTAAAGGACTCTATGATTGTATCGAGTGATGAGTTGGATACAATAGACGAAAATGCACCCACATCCTCTCAAATGCAAGCACATTATCTTCAATCCATTAA aaGCCCCAAACCTATAGCTCGTGGTGCTTTCAAAATTCCGCCCTTCCGGGAGTATAATGATCTCAGCCAAATTTACTCACAAATGCCCCCTAAAGAACCTTCCCAATATGTTTATGACTCCTTTGTAGTAGCTGAAGAACATGATAAAGAATGTATGAAATCACAAAATGAAACATTGAGCCCGCTGGAACGAGCcgaacttattttaaaaaaacaaatacgtgcacgaaaaaaattcaaaaaggtcGCCCAGTTTAAGAAACGAAAGCGTATTTGCCAGGTTTCCGACAGTTCTGATGACGACTTTATTCCTCTTAAGTAA